CTCGGCCATCGCCCGCTGCACCTCCGGCACGAGCTCCATGTGGGAGCCGGACAGGATCGACAGGCCGACCGCGTGCACGTCCTCGGCAACCGCTGCCGCCACGATCTGCGCGGGCGTCAGGCGGATGCCCTGGTAGACGACCTCGAACCCGGCGTCGCGGGCCCGGACGGCGATCTGCTCGGCGCCGTTGGAGTGGCCGTCGAGGCCCGGCTTGCCCACCAGGAACCGCAGGCGGGTGCCCAGCTGCTCGCCGGTCTCGCGGACGCGCTCGCGCACCGCGGTGAGCTCGGCGCCGGCGTCCGCGACGCTGGCGACGCCGCTGACGCCGGTGGGCGCGCGGTACTCGCCGAACACCTCGCGCAGCGCACCGGCCCACTCCCCCACGGTCGCACCCGCACGGACGGCCTCGAGGGTCGCCTCCATGAGGTTGGCGTCGGTCTTGGCCTCGCGCTGCAGGCGGTTGAGCGCCTCGTCGACCGCTCCCTGGTCACGCTGGGACCGCCACGCCTGGACGTCGGCGATCGCGTTGCCCTCCGCCTCCGGGTCGGCGGTCATGATCGCGGCGTCGAGATCGGCCGTGAGCGGCGAGGGCTCGGTCTCGGTGTAGGAGTTGACGCCGACGACCTTCATCTCGCCGGCCTCGATGCGTGCCCGACGCTCCGAGTGCGAGCCCACCAGGGCCTGCTTCATGTAGCCGGACTCGACCGCGGCGACCGCGCCGCCCATCGCCTGCACCCGGTCGATCTCGGCCTTGGCGCCCTCGATCAGCTCGGCGACCTTCGCCTCGACGACGACCGATCCCTCGAAGATGTCGTCGTACTCCAGCAGGTCGGACTCGAACGCCAGCACCTGCTGCAGGCGCAGCGACCACTGCTGGTCCCACGGCCGCGGGAGGCCCAGGGCCTCGTTCCAGGCCGGGAGCTGCACCGCGCGGGCCCGCGCGTCCTTGCTCAGCGTGACGCCGAGCATCTCCAGCACGATGCGCTGGACGTTGTTCTCCGGCTGCGCCTCGGTCAGTCCGAGGGAGTTGACCTGGACGCCGTAGCGGAACCGCCGCATCTTGGGGTCCTCGACGCCGTAGCGCTCGCGCGTGATCTCGTCCCACAACCGGCCGAAGGCGCGCATCTTGCACATCTCCTCGACGAACCGCACGCCGGCGTTGACGAAGAACGAGATGCGTCCGACGACCTTCTCGAACTCCTCCTGCGGCACCTGGCCGGAGTCGCGCACCGAGTCGAGCACCGCGATCGCGGTCGTCAGGGCGTACGCGAGCTCCTGCGTGGGCGTCGCGCCGGCCTCCTGCAGGTGGTAGCTGCAGATGTTGAGCGGGTTCCACTTCGGGATCGTCGTGACGGTGTACGCGATCATGTCGGTCGTCAGCCGCAGGGACGGCGCGGGACCGAACACGTACGTGCCGCGGGACAGGTACTCCTTGATGATGTCGTTCTGCGTCGTCCCCTGCAGCTGCGACGGGTCGACACCCTGCTCCTCGGCGGCGACCTGGTACATCGCGAGCAGCCACATCGCCGTCGCGTTGATCGTCATCGAGGTGTTCATGGTCTCGAGCGGGATGTCCTGGAACAGGCGGCGCATCGCGCCGAGGTGCGGGATCGGCACGCCGACCTTGCCGACCTCTCCCCTGCTGAGCTCGTGGTCCGGGTCGTAGCCGGTCTGCGTCGGGAGGTCGAAGGCCACCGAGAGGCCGGTCTGCCCCTTGGCGAGGTTGCGCCGGTACAGAGCGTTCGACTCCGCAGCGGAGCTGTGACCGGCGTACGTGCGCATCACCCAGGGCT
Above is a genomic segment from Aeromicrobium chenweiae containing:
- a CDS encoding protein meaA, coding for MPDKTVPDKPWVMRTYAGHSSAAESNALYRRNLAKGQTGLSVAFDLPTQTGYDPDHELSRGEVGKVGVPIPHLGAMRRLFQDIPLETMNTSMTINATAMWLLAMYQVAAEEQGVDPSQLQGTTQNDIIKEYLSRGTYVFGPAPSLRLTTDMIAYTVTTIPKWNPLNICSYHLQEAGATPTQELAYALTTAIAVLDSVRDSGQVPQEEFEKVVGRISFFVNAGVRFVEEMCKMRAFGRLWDEITRERYGVEDPKMRRFRYGVQVNSLGLTEAQPENNVQRIVLEMLGVTLSKDARARAVQLPAWNEALGLPRPWDQQWSLRLQQVLAFESDLLEYDDIFEGSVVVEAKVAELIEGAKAEIDRVQAMGGAVAAVESGYMKQALVGSHSERRARIEAGEMKVVGVNSYTETEPSPLTADLDAAIMTADPEAEGNAIADVQAWRSQRDQGAVDEALNRLQREAKTDANLMEATLEAVRAGATVGEWAGALREVFGEYRAPTGVSGVASVADAGAELTAVRERVRETGEQLGTRLRFLVGKPGLDGHSNGAEQIAVRARDAGFEVVYQGIRLTPAQIVAAAVAEDVHAVGLSILSGSHMELVPEVQRAMAEAGLDDVPLIVGGIIPDSDGRRMEASGVAAVFTPKDFGMTSIMDRIVDEIRAARGLN